The genomic interval CATTTTGTGGGTTGTTTTTTTGTTATCTGAAATTTTTGGGGCCCTGATTTGAGTTATACATGTCATTATGCTATGATAATCAAGTATAAATTCAATCGAAAAAAGGGGAGGCACCTGATATGTACGATACGTTATTGACGGCAATGTTGATTGTCGGATTCTTAATTATTGTTGCGGTGCTAATGCAACCATCTAAGCAACAAGACGCCCTATCTGCATTGTCAGGTGGTGGTGGTGATCTATTCGCAACTCAAAAAGCTCGAGGATTCCAAGCTGTTATGCAACGCATTACAGCGATCCTTGGCGGAATTTGGTTCGTGCTAGGTCTTGCATTAGTCTACCTATCTTCACATTAACAAATGAAGGGCCCCTCGTTGTTGTTTGGCGAGGGGTCCTTTCCGTACTCAGGTGATTGATTGATCACAGTCGGTATAAAACAAAAAGAAAAGAGAATAGCAATGACAGAAGACAATCTACAAAACCAACTATATGGTTTTCTAAAAGCCAATTCTAGTCAAGCTTTCCCAGCCCAAACACTAGTTGATGGGCTACGTTTAGACGAGACCAATGCTTTCACAAAAGTTGTGCAAGCACTTGCGGCCTTGGAACGTGTTGAAAAGATCAAAGTCACAGACGATGGTGATTTCCAATACAATGAACAAAAGGAAGGCGTGATTAGTAACTTCCGTGCAAATGACCGTGGATTCGGATTTGCACATTATGATGATAATGAACCAGATATCTTTATCAACCCAGACAACACGTTGTTCGCCCTACAAGGGGATGAAGTCCGTGTAAAGTTCCTATCTAAGGGAGACGGAGATCGTGGTCCTGAAGGACAAGTTGTTGAAATCGTGAACCATGGACGTAGCCAAGTTGTTGGAACGTACAAGGCCGGCAGCGAATATACAAACTTTGTGGGATCAATTAAGATCACTGATAAGAAGACTGCCTCATACCAATTCTTGGTTAAAGAAGGTGGTGTAGAAGCGAATGACGGTGAAGTCGTTGTCGCAACTATTGATGAATATCCTAACCAAGATACGCCTAAGCGTATGACTGGAACAATCTTGAAGTCTATTGGACATCAAGATGATCCAGGGGTTGATATCTTAGAAGTTGTTTACAACCACGAATTACCACACATTTTCCCTGAAGATGCGATGAAGGAAGCTGAAGAAGTTCCAGATGTTGTCTTGGATAGCGAACGCGAAGGCCGTGAAGACGTGACGGACCAAACTTTGGTTACAATTGACTCAATCGAATCAAAGGACTTGGACGACGCCGTTGTTGTTGAACGACTAGACAATGGAAACTTCCACCTAGGAGTTCACATTGCTGACGTTTCACACTACATTCAAGAAAAGACAGCATTGGATGCGGAAGCCTACAACCGTGGGACATCAGTTTACTTGACTGACCGTGTTATTCCAATGTTGCCACGTAAGATTTCTAACGGAATCGCTTCATTGAACCCTGGTGTTGACCGTTTGGCAATGTCATGTGAGATGGAATTCACACCAACTGGAGAATTGGTTAACCACCGTATTCACCAATCAGTGATGCGTTCCCACGCTCGTATGACTTACAAGGCCGTTAACGCGATTCTTGAAGGAGATGAAGAAACACGTGAAGAATACGCAGAACTAGTCCCTATGTTTGAAGCAATGAACATGTTGCACAATGCATTGGCTGCTAAGCGTAAGGAACGTGGAGCCATTGAATTCGATGCACCTGAAGCAAAGATTATTGTGGACGAAACTGGAAAGCCAACTGATATTGAACTACGTGAACGTGGAACATCAGAACGTATGATTGAATCATTCATGTTGGCGGCTAATGAAACAGTTGCGATGCACTATGACTTGGCCAACGTACCATTCATGTATCGTATTCACCAACAACCTGATAAGGAACGTGTTGCTAAGTTCTTCGAATTTGCCAAGGCGTTGGGATGCCCAGTTAAGGCGAACCCTGAAAAGGTTAAGCCAAGTGACTTCCAACAAATCCACAAGTACTTCTTGGGTCGCCCAGAAGAACAAATGGTTTCAATGATGATGCTGCGTGCTATGCAACAAGCTAAGTACTCAGATGATCCAGTTGGTCACTTTGGTATCGGTGCGGACTACTACACACACTTCACATCACCAATTCGTCGTTACCCTGACTTGATTGTGCACCGCTTGATTAAGTGGTACGAACAAAATGGTATGGGTGAAGAAGCGCAAGCAAAGTACCGTGGTAAGTTGGCTGAAATTGCATCAGAAACTTCAATGAAGGAACGTCGTTCTGTTGATACTGAACGTGATGTTGATGCGATGAAGAAGACTGAATTCATGGAAGATAAGGTTAACCAAGAATTTGATGCCGTTGTTAACGGCGTTATGAAGTTTGGAATGTTCGTTTCACTGCCTAACACAGTTGAAGGATTGATCCACACGTCTAACCTAACTGATGATTTCTACCACTTCGATGAATCACACCAAGCATTGATTGGGCGTCGTTTCCACCACATCTACCAAGTTGGACAACCTGTTAAGGTTCGTTTGGTACGTGTTGACAAGGAACAAAGCGCGCTTGATTTTGTTTTGGTAGACCCTAAGGATGCACCATTGACAGACATCAAGGTTCCTGAACCTCGTAAGCCATTCAATAAGAACGGTAAGAAACCTTTCAATGGACCTAAGGGTGGCAACTTCAACAAGAAGCCAAATGGTAAGCCAATGGATCATAAGGAAGCTCACGCAAAGCGTACAAACACTAAGCACAAGTAAAGTGGAGGTTTGAGATGGCCAAAAAGCAAAAAGTAACACAAGATGCCTTAGCAACAAATAAGAAAGCTCGCCATGACTATGCGATTGGTGAGACGTTTGAAGCGGGGATGGCGCTAACTGGTACAGAAATCAAGTCTGTACGAGCTGGTCGTGTAACAATCGCAGATGGCTTTGTTCAAATTCGCCATGGTGAAGCCTGGTTGGATAATGTGCATATTAGTCCATTCGAACAAGGAAACCAATTCAATCACGAACCGGTTCATCCGCGCCGACTATTACTGCATAAAAAGGAAATCCGCGCCTTAGCCGCGGCAACCGATCAACAAGGTAAAACAATTGTGCCGCTTAAAATTTATTTGAAGCGTGGTTTTGCCAAAGTACTTATTGGTGTTGCAACTGGTAAGCACAATTATGACAAGCGCCACGACTTAAAGAAACGTGATCAAGAACGCGATATTCAACGCGCACTACGTGACCGTTAAACCGAATTTAATTCAAATTAAGACACCCTTAGGGGTGTCTTTTTTAATTTAATTTTAATCTATTGTTAAGTTTTCTCACATATTCAGTCCACAAAAAGTAAGTTACATGCTAATATTTTATAAACTTAAAATTATGGAGGGTGTATGGATGAGAAAATGGCGCTTGGGTGTTTTGACCGCAGTGTTTGTGATGTTAGGTATGATGGGGGTCGTACCTAATGCTAATGCGGCAGATAAGCCACATTACACAGTCGCAACGGATACAACGTATGCACCGTTTGAATTTCAAGCGGATGATGGGAAGTATCGTGGAATTGACATGGATATGCTGGAAGCAATTTCTAAGTCAGAAGGATTTACATACGATTTGAAGCCAATGAGCTTCAATGC from Weissella ceti carries:
- the secG gene encoding preprotein translocase subunit SecG encodes the protein MYDTLLTAMLIVGFLIIVAVLMQPSKQQDALSALSGGGGDLFATQKARGFQAVMQRITAILGGIWFVLGLALVYLSSH
- the rnr gene encoding ribonuclease R gives rise to the protein MTEDNLQNQLYGFLKANSSQAFPAQTLVDGLRLDETNAFTKVVQALAALERVEKIKVTDDGDFQYNEQKEGVISNFRANDRGFGFAHYDDNEPDIFINPDNTLFALQGDEVRVKFLSKGDGDRGPEGQVVEIVNHGRSQVVGTYKAGSEYTNFVGSIKITDKKTASYQFLVKEGGVEANDGEVVVATIDEYPNQDTPKRMTGTILKSIGHQDDPGVDILEVVYNHELPHIFPEDAMKEAEEVPDVVLDSEREGREDVTDQTLVTIDSIESKDLDDAVVVERLDNGNFHLGVHIADVSHYIQEKTALDAEAYNRGTSVYLTDRVIPMLPRKISNGIASLNPGVDRLAMSCEMEFTPTGELVNHRIHQSVMRSHARMTYKAVNAILEGDEETREEYAELVPMFEAMNMLHNALAAKRKERGAIEFDAPEAKIIVDETGKPTDIELRERGTSERMIESFMLAANETVAMHYDLANVPFMYRIHQQPDKERVAKFFEFAKALGCPVKANPEKVKPSDFQQIHKYFLGRPEEQMVSMMMLRAMQQAKYSDDPVGHFGIGADYYTHFTSPIRRYPDLIVHRLIKWYEQNGMGEEAQAKYRGKLAEIASETSMKERRSVDTERDVDAMKKTEFMEDKVNQEFDAVVNGVMKFGMFVSLPNTVEGLIHTSNLTDDFYHFDESHQALIGRRFHHIYQVGQPVKVRLVRVDKEQSALDFVLVDPKDAPLTDIKVPEPRKPFNKNGKKPFNGPKGGNFNKKPNGKPMDHKEAHAKRTNTKHK
- the smpB gene encoding SsrA-binding protein SmpB, coding for MAKKQKVTQDALATNKKARHDYAIGETFEAGMALTGTEIKSVRAGRVTIADGFVQIRHGEAWLDNVHISPFEQGNQFNHEPVHPRRLLLHKKEIRALAAATDQQGKTIVPLKIYLKRGFAKVLIGVATGKHNYDKRHDLKKRDQERDIQRALRDR